The Raphanus sativus cultivar WK10039 chromosome 2, ASM80110v3, whole genome shotgun sequence genome includes a region encoding these proteins:
- the LOC130507868 gene encoding flocculation protein FLO11-like, which yields MNTKNIAMLMMVMLVIMGTEKILAQANHPLFEISSGRRHVASTPTPPANPSLSQDRPLFEISTGSRHVASTPTPPANPSLSQDHPLFKISSGRRHVTSTPTPPANPSLSQDRPLFEISTGSRHVASTPTPPANPSLSQDHPLFKISSGRRHVTSTPTPPANPSLSQDRPLFEVSTGNRHVASTPTPPANPALSQDRPLFKISSERRHVTSTPTLPANPSLSQDSA from the coding sequence ATGAACACAAAAAATATAGCAATGTTGATGATGGTGATGTTGGTAATAATGGGAACAGAGAAAATTTTAGCTCAGGCAAATCATCCCTTGTTTGAAATCTCTAGTGGACGTAGACATGTTGCATCTACCCCTACTCCTCCAGCTAATCCTTCTCTTTCACAAGATCGTCCCTTGTTTGAAATCTCAACTGGAAGTAGACATGTTGCATCTACCCCTACTCCCCCAGCTAATCCTTCTCTTTCACAAGATCATCCCTTGTTTAAAATCTCCAGTGGACGCAGACATGTTACATCTACCCCTACTCCTCCAGCTAATCCTTCTCTTTCACAAGATCGTCCCTTGTTTGAAATCTCTACTGGAAGTAGACATGTTGCATCTACCCCTACTCCCCCAGCTAATCCTTCTCTTTCACAAGATCATCCCTTGTTTAAAATCTCCAGTGGACGCAGACATGTTACATCTACTCCTACTCCTCCAGCTAATCCTTCTCTTTCACAAGATCGTCCCTTGTTTGAAGTCTCTACTGGAAATAGACATGTTGCATCTACCCCTACTCCCCCAGCTAATCCTGCTCTTTCACAAGATCGTCCCTTATTTAAAATCTCCAGTGAACGCAGACATGTTACATCTACCCCTACTCTTCCAGCTAATCCTTCTCTTTCACAAGATTCAGCCTag
- the LOC130502848 gene encoding uncharacterized protein LOC130502848 yields the protein MMYSMLQIGYTKWSEIPQEDQELWFRQFAQEFNWHPDHTETVRIRFKAKAMDSYTKQVNAWKKVWQKNKRPRNINGRVFEQLIVHWQKDETAETSSRNSKNRKSDRGGKGMYVHNLGACSMSTKEDELIEANDGNPVDRLQLIKVAHTNKKTGQIQDLLIKDVVDLVETEIASQSQPLSDDGDSVGASTNLSRLQINEMVEKAVPKRKGGFLVGLARRASSYPASSSQAPYADPMILEELHDKGERIVALEEQNATIQAENATILAELASQKKTNAEIMEKLNRLFASSS from the exons ATGATGTATTCCATGCTCCAAATTGGATATACGAAGTGGAGTGAGATCCCTCAAGAAGACCAAGAGTTGTGGTTTCGTCAATTTGCG CAAGAGTTCAACTGGCACCCCGATCACACGGAAACAGTCCGTATTAGATTCAAAGCTAAGGCCATGGACTCTTATACAAAGCAGGTGAACGCGTGGAAGAAAGTTTGGCAGAAGAACAAGAGGCCACGGAACATCAACGGGAGGGTGTTCGAGCAGTTGATAGTTCATTGGCAGAAGGACGAAACTGCAGAGACGTCTTCTAGGAACTCTAAGAACCGGAAGAGCGATCGTGGCGGGAAAGGTATGTATGTGCACAACCTCGGGGCTTGCTCTATGTCTACTAAGGAGGATGaactt ATCGAAGCAAATGACGGTAATCCCGTTGATCGACTCCAACTCATTAAGGTGGCTCACACTAACAAGAAGACGGGTCAAATTCAGGACCTCTTGATCAAAGATGTCGTTGATTTGGTGGAAACTGAAATAGCATCTCAATCTCAGCCTCTCTCTGATGACGGCGATTCAGTGGGAGCTTCAACCAACTTGTCCCGATTGCAAATAAATGAGATGGTTGAaaag gcTGTTCCTAAAAGGAAAGGAGGCTTTTTAGTTGGATTGGCCCGCCGTGCTTCTTCGTATCCGGCATCTTCTTCGCAGGCTCCGTATGCCGATCCCATGATTCTCGAGGAGCTACATGACAAAGGTGAACGGATTGTGGCATTGGAGGAGCAGAACGCCACTATCCAAGCTGAGAATGCCACTATCCTTGCTGAGTTGGCATCCCAAAAGAAGACCAACGCCGAGATAATGGAGAAGCTAAACCGTTTATTTGCTTCGAGTTCTtag
- the LOC108842909 gene encoding eukaryotic translation initiation factor 3 subunit A — protein sequence MAHFAKPENALKRADELINVGQKQDALQALHDLITSKRYRAWQKPLEKIMFKYLDLCVDLKRGRFAKDGLIQYRIVCQQVNVSSLEEVIKHFLHLSTEKAEQARSQADALEEALDVDDLEADRKPEDLQLSIVSGEKGKDRSDRELVTPWFKFLWETYRTVLEILRNNSKLEALYAMTAHKAFQFCKQYKRTTEFRRLCEIIRNHLANLNKYRDQRDRPDLSAPESLQLYLDTRFDQLKVATELGLWQEAFRSVEDIYGLMCMVKKTPKSSLLMVYYSKLTEIFWISSSHLYHAYAWFKLFSLQKNFNKNLSQKDLQLIASSVVLAALSVPPFDRSQSLSHMELEHEKERNLRMANLIGFNLEPKFEGRDMLSRSALLSELVSRGVLSCASQEVKDLFHVLEHEFHPLDLGSKIQPLLEKISKSGGKLSSAPSLPEVQLSQYVPSLEKLATLRLLQQVSKIYQTIRIESLSQLVPFFKFSVVEKISVDAVKNGFVAMKVDHMKGVVIFGNLGIESDGLKDHLAVFAESLSKVRAMLFPVPSKASKLGGIVPNLAETVEKEHKRLLARKSIIEKRKEDQERQQLEMEREEEQKRLKLQRLTEEAEQKRLAAELLERRKQRILREIEEKELEEAQALLEDTEKRMKKGKKKTLLDGEKVTKKTVMEMALTEQLKERQEMEKKLQKLAKTMDYLERAKREEAAPLIEAAYQRRLVEEREFYEREQQREVELSRERHESDLKEKNRLSRMLEFKETFQGEVISRRQAEFDRIRTEREERISQIIRARKQERDIKRKQMYYLTSEEERIRKLQEEEEARKLEEAEKRKKQEAEHRAKMDEIAEKQRQRERELEEKAKKMREELLKGTDAPPARPAVSTAAAPPAVAPASGTGRYVPRFKRQTAEASGPAASTPTTPAAESDRWANRGPPPADDHWGSNRGPSQKPDRWTGGRERAGPPPAEGGDRWVPGPRGSDRPSGGDAWRSGEERRSPFGSSKPRPAQR from the exons ATGGCGCATTTCGCCAAACCTGAGAACGCATTGAAGCGTGCTGATG agttGATCAATGTTGGGCAGAAACAAGATGCCCTTCAGGCGCTTCATGACCTCATCACCTCCAAGAGGTACAGAGCATGGCAGAAACCACTCGAGAAGATCATGTTCAAGTATCTGGATCTCTGTGTTGACTTGAAGAGGGGTCGTTTCGCTAAGGATGGTTTGATACAGTACCGTATTGTTTGCCAGCAAGTCAATGTCAGCTCCTTGGAGGAGGTAATCAAGCACTTTTTGCATCTTTCTACCGAGAAGGCTGAGCAGGCTCGTTCTCAAGCTGATGCTTTGGAGGAGGCCCTTGATGTCGATGACCTTGAAGCTGACAGAAAGCCTGAGGATTTGCAGCTGAGTATTGTCAGTGGGGAGAAGGGGAAAGATAGATCTGACCGTGAGTTAGTCACCCCGTGGTTTAAGTTTCTGTGGGAGACTTACAGAACAGTGCTTGAGATATTGCGCAACAACTCAAAGTTGGAAGCACTCTACGCG ATGACAGCACATAAAGCCTTTCAGTTCTGTAAGCAGTACAAGAGAACAACAGAGTTTCGTAGGCTTTGTGAAATTATTAGAAACCATTTGGCAAATCTGAACAAATACAGAGACCAAAGGGACAGGCCTGACTTGTCAGCTCCAGAGAGCTTGCAACTTTACCTGGACACAAGATTTGATCAGTTGAAAGTTGCTACTGAGCTTGGACTTTGGCAG GAAGCTTTTCGTTCTGTTGAAGATATATATGGATTAATGTGCATGGTCAAAAAGACGCCCAAGTCATCTTTGTTGATGGTCTATTATTCGAAGTTGACCGAGATCTTCTGGATTTCTTCTAGCCATCTTTACCATGCTTATGCATGGTTCAAGCTGTTTAGTCTGCAGAAAAATTTCAACAAAAACTTAAGCCAAAAGGATTTGCAGCTAATAGCATCATCTGTTGTCTTGGCGGCATTATCTGTTCCACCGTTTGATAGGTCTCAGAGTTTATCTCACATGGAACTTGAACATGAGAAAGAACGCAATTTGAGGATGGCCAACCTCATAGGATTCAATCTTGAACCTAAATTTGAGGGCAGAGATATG CTTTCAAGGTCAGCTCTTCTGTCAGAGCTG GTTTCAAGAGGTGTTTTGAGCTGTGCATCTCAGGAGGTCAAGGATCTCTTCCATGTTTTGGAGCATGAGTTTCACCCACTTGATCTTGGCTCCAAGATTCAGCCTTTGCTCGAAAAAATATCCAAATCTGGTGGGAAGCTTTCGTCAGCTCCTTCTTTACCAGAAGTGCAACTCTCCCAATATGTTCCTTCTTTGGAGAAACTCGCTACTCTGAGGCTACTTCAACAG GTGTCTAAGATTTATCAGACTATAAGAATTGAGAGTTTATCTCAGTTGGTCCCCTTCTTCAAATTCTCAGTGGTAGAGAAGATTTCTGTTGATGCTGTGAAGAACGGTTTTGTTGCCATGAAAGTTGATCACATGAAGGGTGTTGTAATTTTTGGAAATTTG GGTATTGAGTCTGATGGACTGAAAGATCATCTGGCTGTTTTTGCTGAGTCTTTGAGCAAAGTAAGAGCTATGCTGTTTCCTGTCCCAAGTAAAGCATCAAAGTTAGGTGGAATAGTACCAAATCTAGCGGAGACTGTTGAGAAGGAGCACAAAAGACTGCTTGCTAGGAAATCGATCATTGAAAAGAGGAAGGAGGATCAAGAGCGCCAGCAATTAGAAATG GAACGGGAAGAGGAACAGAAACGGCTTAAGCTTCAGAGGCTAACTGAGGAGGCAGAACAAAAGAGGCTTGCAGCCGAGCTTCTGGAGAGAAGGAAACAAAGAATCCTTAGGGAGATAGAGGAGAAGGAACTTGAGGAAGCTCAGGCGTTGCTGGAGGACACAGAGAAACGCATGAAAAAGGGAAAGAAGAAGACCCTTTTAGATGGA GAGAAGGTGACAAAGAAAACTGTGATGGAGATGGCCTTAACTGAGCAGCTCAAGGAAAGGCAGGAAATGGAGAAAAAACTCCAGAAGCTTGCCAAAACTATGGATTATTTGGAACGAGCAAAGAGAGAAGAGGCTGCTCCATTAATTGAAGCTGCATATCAGCGAAGACTGGTAGAGGAAAGAGAGTTTTATGAACGGGAGCAACAG CGTGAAGTTGAACTCAGTAGAGAGCGTCATGAGAGTGACTTGAAGGAGAAGAACAGGTTGTCCAGAATGTTGGAGTTTAAG GAAACATTCCAAGGGGAAGTGATTAGTCGTCGACAAGCAGAGTTTGACAGAATAAGGACGGAGAGAGAAGAGCGCATCAGCCAAATCATTCGAGCCAGGAAGCAAGAAAGGGATATCAAGAGGAAGCAGATGTATTATTTGACTAGTGAAGAAGAAAGGATAAGAAAGCTgcaggaagaagaggaagctcgCAAGCTTGAAG AAGCCGAGAAACGCAAGAAGCAAGAAGCTGAACACAGAGCAAAGATGGATGAAATCGCTGAAAAGCAAaggcagagagaaagagagctGGAAGAGAAAGCAAAGAAGATGCGGGAAGAGCTGTTGAAGGGAACTGACGCACCACCTGCTCGACCTGCAGTTTCTACTGCTGCTGCACCACCAGCAGTAGCGCCAGCATCAGGTACTGGTAGATATGTTCCTAGGTTCAAGCGTCAGACAGCTGAGGCCTCAGGCCCAGCAGCGTCAACACCGACAACACCAGCTGCAGAATCTGACCGCTGGGCCAACCGTGGACCACCTCCAGCAGATGACCACTGGGGAAGCAACAGAGGACCGTCTCAGAAACCTGACAGGTGGACCGGTGGCAGGGAAAGAGCTGGGCCTCCTCCCGCGGAGGGAGGAGACCGTTGGGTCCCTGGTCCTAGAGGTAGTGACCGCCCCAGTGGTGGTGATGCTTGGCGAAGTGGTGAAGAACGCCGGTCTCCGTTTGGAAGCTCCAAGCCCAGACCAGCTCAGCGTTGA